In the Drosophila gunungcola strain Sukarami unplaced genomic scaffold, Dgunungcola_SK_2 000001F, whole genome shotgun sequence genome, one interval contains:
- the LOC128263245 gene encoding zinc finger protein 271 isoform X1, whose amino-acid sequence MQHVSAASSVPSVVAPVVTTGGTTITLGGPPHLPKSEHKEDGKPPHGIEMYKVNIEDISQLFTYHEVFGKIHGDVVNHQLAAAHGGQLPPPPPLPPQVHSHAASAAAAAAAASTNNAAVAAVMASANAAAAVAAAASAAGGGGGLPPATSGNGGQQVTVTTTSSSTSSGGSTTSGGTTTTAGELLLPKMEGGIHGVDGSGNGGGGQNVALAPDGTPIATGTHVCDICGKMFQFRYQLIVHRRYHSERKPFMCQVCGQGFTTSQDLTRHGKIHIGGPMFTCIVCFNVFANNTSLERHMKRHSTDKPFACTICQKTFARKEHLDNHFRSHTGETPFRCQYCAKTFTRKEHMVNHVRKHTGETPHRCDICKKSFTRKEHYVNHYMWHTGQTPHQCDVCGKKYTRKEHLANHMRSHTNETPFRCEICGKSFSRKEHFTNHILWHTAGETPHRCDFCSKTFTRKEHLLNHVRQHTGESPHRCSYCMKTFTRKEHLVNHIRQHTGETPFKCTYCTKAFTRKDHMVNHVRQHTGESPHKCTYCTKTFTRKEHLTNHVRQHTGDSPHRCSYCKKTFTRKEHLTNHVRLHTGDSPHKCEYCQKTFTRKEHLNNHMRQHSSDNPHCCNVCNKPFTRKEHLINHMSRCHTGDRPFTCETCGKSFPLKGNLLFHQRSHTKGQEMERPFACEKCPKNFICKGHLVSHMRSHSGEKPHACTLCSKAFVERGNLKRHMKMNHPDAMMPPPPVHPHPQIPAGVLTQVKQEVKPIIIPHHSATTTMHTIQQITAGAAGGAGAVQLTPGLVPLVTSTLISHNAAAQQQSQKQQAAAAAAAQQQAAAAAAAQQQAAQQQAAAAHQQHQQQVAAQHQQQAAVAAHQQQQQQLQQQQQLLQLSIQQAAHHHQQEQHRQQQQQQQQQQQQQHQQQQQHHQQQQQQGHPQAPPPQQQQQPPPIALISDPSALARAAIQLQHLPANVEQHPVVY is encoded by the exons ATGCAGCACGTGAGCGCTGCTAGCTCGGTGCCATCGGTAGTAGCCCCTGTAGTGACCACTGGTGGGACGACAATCACCTTGGGCGGTCCACCGCATCTCCCCAAATCGGAGCACAAAGAGGATGGCAAGCCGCCGCACGGCATTGAAATGTACAAGGTGAACATCGAGGACATTTCGCAGCTCTTCACCTACCACGAGGTCTTTGGCAAGATCCACGGCGATGTGGTCAACCATCAGTTGGCGGCGGCCCACGGCGGACAGttgccaccaccgccgccgctgccgccgcagGTGCACAGTCATGCGGCGAGTGCGGcggcagccgcagcagcagcgtcCACAAACAACGCCGCCGTGGCAGCGGTAATGGCCTCGGCGAATGCGGCAGCGGCCGTCGCGGCAGCCGCCTCGGCGGCGGGCGGGGGAGGAGGACTACCGCCGGCCACCAGCGGCAATGGGGGCCAGCAGGTGACGGTGACGACGACCAGCAGCTCGACGAGCAGCGGCGGGAGCACCACCAGTGGGGGCACCACGACCACGGCGGGTGAGTTGCTTTTGCCTAAAATGGAGGGCGGCATTCATGGCGTGGACGGCAGCGGCAATGGCGGCGGCGGGCAGAACGTGGCGCTGGCGCCGGACGGGACGCCCATTGCGACGGGGACGCACGTCTGCGACATCTGCGGCAAGATGTTCCAGTTCCGGTACCAGCTGATCGTGCACCGGCGCTACCACAGCGAACGGAAGCCGTTCATGTGCCAGGTGTGCGGCCAGGGGTTCACCACGTCGCAGGATCTGACGCGCCACGGCAAGATCCACATTGGCGGGCCCATGTTCACCTGCATCGTGTGCTTCAATGTGTTCGCGAACAATACGAGCCTGGAGCGGCACATGAAACGGCACTCGACGGACAAACCGTTCGCCTGCACCATTTGCCAAAAGACCTTTGCCCGCAAAGAGCACCTGGACAATCACTTCCGCTCGCACACGGGCGAAACGCCCTTCCGTTGCCAGTACTGCGCCAAGACGTTCACGCGCAAGGAGCACATGGTCAACCATGTGCGCAAACACACGGGTGAGACGCCACATCGTTGCGATATTTGTAAGAAGTCCTTTACGCGCAAGGAACACTATGTTAACCACTACATGTGGCACACTG GTCAAACGCCACACCAGTGCGATGTCTGCGGCAAGAAATACACGCGCAAGGAGCACCTAGCCAACCATATGCGCTCCCACACCAACGAGACGCCGTTCCGTTGCGAGATCTGCGGCAAGAGCTTTAGCCGCAAGGAGCACTTCACCAATCACATACTCTGGCATACAG CAGGCGAGACGCCGCACCGGTGCGACTTTTGCTCCAAGACGTTTACGCGCAAGGAGCATTTGCTAAACCACGTGCGCCAGCACACGGGAGAGTCGCCGCACCGCTGCTCCTACTGCATGAAGACGTTCACGCGCAAGGAGCACCTGGTCAACCACATACGCCAGCACACGGGTGAGACACCGTTCAAGTGCACGTACTGCACGAAAGCGTTCACGCGCAAAGATCACATGGTTAATCATGTACGGCAACATACAGGCGAGTCGCCGCACAAGTGCACGTACTGCACTAAGACGTTCACGCGCAAGGAGCACCTGACGAACCATGTGCGCCAGCACACGGGCGACTCCCCGCACCGCTGCTCCTATTGCAAGAAGACGTTCACGCGGAAGGAGCACCTGACGAACCATGTGCGCCTGCACACGGGCGACTCGCCGCACAAGTGCGAGTACTGCCAGAAGACGTTCACGCGGAAGGAGCACCTCAACAACCATATGCGCCAGCATTCGAGCGACAATCCGCACTGCTGCAACGTCTGCAACAAGCCATTCACGCGCAAGGAGCACCTGATCAATCACATGTCGCGGTGCCACACCGGCGACCGGCCCTTCACCTGCGAGACGTGCGGCAAGTCGTTCCCGCTCAAGGGCAACCTGCTCTTCCACCAGCGCAGCCACACCAAGGGCCAGGAGATGGAGCGGCCCTTCGCCTGCGAGAAGTGCCCCAAGAACTTCATCTGCAAAG GTCACTTGGTCTCGCACATGCGCTCCCATTCGGGCGAGAAACCGCACGCGTGCACTCTGTGCAGCAAGGCGTTCGTCGAGCGCGGCAATTTGAAGCGCCACATGAAGATGAATCACCCGGATGCTATGATGCCGCCACCACCCgtgcatccgcatccgcaaaTACCGGCTGGCGTGCTGACGCAAGTCAAGCAGGAAGTGAAACCGATCATAA TTCCCCACCACTCGGCGACCACCACGATGCACACCATCCAGCAGATCACGGCGGGCGCGGCGGGTGGAGCCGGTGCAGTGCAGCTAACACCGGGCCTGGTGCCCCTGGTGACCTCCACGCTCATCTCGCACAACGCGGCCGCGCAGCAGCAGTCGCAGAAGCAGCAGGCAGCGGCCGCAGCAGCTGCCCAGCAGCAGGCCGCCGCAGCGGCTGCCGCGCAGCAGCAAGCAGCCCAGCAACAGGCGGCCGCcgcccaccagcaacaccagcagcaggtGGCCGcccagcatcagcagcaggcgGCAGTGGCcgcccaccagcagcagcaacagcagttgcagcagcagcagcaattgctGCAGTTGTCCATCCAGCAGGCGGCGCACCATcatcagcaggagcagcatcgccagcaacagcagcagcagcaacagcagcagcagcaacaacaccagcagcagcagcagcaccaccagcagcagcaacaacagggCCATCCCCAGGCaccgccgccgcagcagcaacaacagccgcCGCCCATCGCCCTGATCAGCGATCCCAGTGCTCTGGCACGCGCCGCCATTCAGCTGCAGCATCTGCCAGCGAACGTGGAACAGCACCCGGTTGTTTACTAA
- the LOC128263245 gene encoding zinc finger protein 250 isoform X7: MQHVSAASSVPSVVAPVVTTGGTTITLGGPPHLPKSEHKEDGKPPHGIEMYKVNIEDISQLFTYHEVFGKIHGDVVNHQLAAAHGGQLPPPPPLPPQVHSHAASAAAAAAAASTNNAAVAAVMASANAAAAVAAAASAAGGGGGLPPATSGNGGQQVTVTTTSSSTSSGGSTTSGGTTTTAGQTPHQCDVCGKKYTRKEHLANHMRSHTNETPFRCEICGKSFSRKEHFTNHILWHTAGETPHRCDFCSKTFTRKEHLLNHVRQHTGESPHRCSYCMKTFTRKEHLVNHIRQHTGETPFKCTYCTKAFTRKDHMVNHVRQHTGESPHKCTYCTKTFTRKEHLTNHVRQHTGDSPHRCSYCKKTFTRKEHLTNHVRLHTGDSPHKCEYCQKTFTRKEHLNNHMRQHSSDNPHCCNVCNKPFTRKEHLINHMSRCHTGDRPFTCETCGKSFPLKGNLLFHQRSHTKGQEMERPFACEKCPKNFICKGHLVSHMRSHSGEKPHACTLCSKAFVERGNLKRHMKMNHPDAMMPPPPVHPHPQIPAGVLTQVKQEVKPIIIPHHSATTTMHTIQQITAGAAGGAGAVQLTPGLVPLVTSTLISHNAAAQQQSQKQQAAAAAAAQQQAAAAAAAQQQAAQQQAAAAHQQHQQQVAAQHQQQAAVAAHQQQQQQLQQQQQLLQLSIQQAAHHHQQEQHRQQQQQQQQQQQQQHQQQQQHHQQQQQQGHPQAPPPQQQQQPPPIALISDPSALARAAIQLQHLPANVEQHPVVY, from the exons ATGCAGCACGTGAGCGCTGCTAGCTCGGTGCCATCGGTAGTAGCCCCTGTAGTGACCACTGGTGGGACGACAATCACCTTGGGCGGTCCACCGCATCTCCCCAAATCGGAGCACAAAGAGGATGGCAAGCCGCCGCACGGCATTGAAATGTACAAGGTGAACATCGAGGACATTTCGCAGCTCTTCACCTACCACGAGGTCTTTGGCAAGATCCACGGCGATGTGGTCAACCATCAGTTGGCGGCGGCCCACGGCGGACAGttgccaccaccgccgccgctgccgccgcagGTGCACAGTCATGCGGCGAGTGCGGcggcagccgcagcagcagcgtcCACAAACAACGCCGCCGTGGCAGCGGTAATGGCCTCGGCGAATGCGGCAGCGGCCGTCGCGGCAGCCGCCTCGGCGGCGGGCGGGGGAGGAGGACTACCGCCGGCCACCAGCGGCAATGGGGGCCAGCAGGTGACGGTGACGACGACCAGCAGCTCGACGAGCAGCGGCGGGAGCACCACCAGTGGGGGCACCACGACCACGGCGG GTCAAACGCCACACCAGTGCGATGTCTGCGGCAAGAAATACACGCGCAAGGAGCACCTAGCCAACCATATGCGCTCCCACACCAACGAGACGCCGTTCCGTTGCGAGATCTGCGGCAAGAGCTTTAGCCGCAAGGAGCACTTCACCAATCACATACTCTGGCATACAG CAGGCGAGACGCCGCACCGGTGCGACTTTTGCTCCAAGACGTTTACGCGCAAGGAGCATTTGCTAAACCACGTGCGCCAGCACACGGGAGAGTCGCCGCACCGCTGCTCCTACTGCATGAAGACGTTCACGCGCAAGGAGCACCTGGTCAACCACATACGCCAGCACACGGGTGAGACACCGTTCAAGTGCACGTACTGCACGAAAGCGTTCACGCGCAAAGATCACATGGTTAATCATGTACGGCAACATACAGGCGAGTCGCCGCACAAGTGCACGTACTGCACTAAGACGTTCACGCGCAAGGAGCACCTGACGAACCATGTGCGCCAGCACACGGGCGACTCCCCGCACCGCTGCTCCTATTGCAAGAAGACGTTCACGCGGAAGGAGCACCTGACGAACCATGTGCGCCTGCACACGGGCGACTCGCCGCACAAGTGCGAGTACTGCCAGAAGACGTTCACGCGGAAGGAGCACCTCAACAACCATATGCGCCAGCATTCGAGCGACAATCCGCACTGCTGCAACGTCTGCAACAAGCCATTCACGCGCAAGGAGCACCTGATCAATCACATGTCGCGGTGCCACACCGGCGACCGGCCCTTCACCTGCGAGACGTGCGGCAAGTCGTTCCCGCTCAAGGGCAACCTGCTCTTCCACCAGCGCAGCCACACCAAGGGCCAGGAGATGGAGCGGCCCTTCGCCTGCGAGAAGTGCCCCAAGAACTTCATCTGCAAAG GTCACTTGGTCTCGCACATGCGCTCCCATTCGGGCGAGAAACCGCACGCGTGCACTCTGTGCAGCAAGGCGTTCGTCGAGCGCGGCAATTTGAAGCGCCACATGAAGATGAATCACCCGGATGCTATGATGCCGCCACCACCCgtgcatccgcatccgcaaaTACCGGCTGGCGTGCTGACGCAAGTCAAGCAGGAAGTGAAACCGATCATAA TTCCCCACCACTCGGCGACCACCACGATGCACACCATCCAGCAGATCACGGCGGGCGCGGCGGGTGGAGCCGGTGCAGTGCAGCTAACACCGGGCCTGGTGCCCCTGGTGACCTCCACGCTCATCTCGCACAACGCGGCCGCGCAGCAGCAGTCGCAGAAGCAGCAGGCAGCGGCCGCAGCAGCTGCCCAGCAGCAGGCCGCCGCAGCGGCTGCCGCGCAGCAGCAAGCAGCCCAGCAACAGGCGGCCGCcgcccaccagcaacaccagcagcaggtGGCCGcccagcatcagcagcaggcgGCAGTGGCcgcccaccagcagcagcaacagcagttgcagcagcagcagcaattgctGCAGTTGTCCATCCAGCAGGCGGCGCACCATcatcagcaggagcagcatcgccagcaacagcagcagcagcaacagcagcagcagcaacaacaccagcagcagcagcagcaccaccagcagcagcaacaacagggCCATCCCCAGGCaccgccgccgcagcagcaacaacagccgcCGCCCATCGCCCTGATCAGCGATCCCAGTGCTCTGGCACGCGCCGCCATTCAGCTGCAGCATCTGCCAGCGAACGTGGAACAGCACCCGGTTGTTTACTAA
- the LOC128263245 gene encoding zinc finger protein 271 isoform X2 — protein sequence MQHVSAASSVPSVVAPVVTTGGTTITLGGPPHLPKSEHKEDGKPPHGIEMYKVNIEDISQLFTYHEVFGKIHGDVVNHQLAAAHGGQLPPPPPLPPQVHSHAASAAAAAAAASTNNAAVAAVMASANAAAAVAAAASAAGGGGGLPPATSGNGGQQVTVTTTSSSTSSGGSTTSGGTTTTAGELLLPKMEGGIHGVDGSGNGGGGQNVALAPDGTPIATGTHVCDICGKMFQFRYQLIVHRRYHSERKPFMCQVCGQGFTTSQDLTRHGKIHIGGPMFTCIVCFNVFANNTSLERHMKRHSTDKPFACTICQKTFARKEHLDNHFRSHTGETPFRCQYCAKTFTRKEHMVNHVRKHTGETPHRCDICKKSFTRKEHYVNHYMWHTGQTPHQCDVCGKKYTRKEHLANHMRSHTNETPFRCEICGKSFSRKEHFTNHILWHTGETPHRCDFCSKTFTRKEHLLNHVRQHTGESPHRCSYCMKTFTRKEHLVNHIRQHTGETPFKCTYCTKAFTRKDHMVNHVRQHTGESPHKCTYCTKTFTRKEHLTNHVRQHTGDSPHRCSYCKKTFTRKEHLTNHVRLHTGDSPHKCEYCQKTFTRKEHLNNHMRQHSSDNPHCCNVCNKPFTRKEHLINHMSRCHTGDRPFTCETCGKSFPLKGNLLFHQRSHTKGQEMERPFACEKCPKNFICKGHLVSHMRSHSGEKPHACTLCSKAFVERGNLKRHMKMNHPDAMMPPPPVHPHPQIPAGVLTQVKQEVKPIIIPHHSATTTMHTIQQITAGAAGGAGAVQLTPGLVPLVTSTLISHNAAAQQQSQKQQAAAAAAAQQQAAAAAAAQQQAAQQQAAAAHQQHQQQVAAQHQQQAAVAAHQQQQQQLQQQQQLLQLSIQQAAHHHQQEQHRQQQQQQQQQQQQQHQQQQQHHQQQQQQGHPQAPPPQQQQQPPPIALISDPSALARAAIQLQHLPANVEQHPVVY from the exons ATGCAGCACGTGAGCGCTGCTAGCTCGGTGCCATCGGTAGTAGCCCCTGTAGTGACCACTGGTGGGACGACAATCACCTTGGGCGGTCCACCGCATCTCCCCAAATCGGAGCACAAAGAGGATGGCAAGCCGCCGCACGGCATTGAAATGTACAAGGTGAACATCGAGGACATTTCGCAGCTCTTCACCTACCACGAGGTCTTTGGCAAGATCCACGGCGATGTGGTCAACCATCAGTTGGCGGCGGCCCACGGCGGACAGttgccaccaccgccgccgctgccgccgcagGTGCACAGTCATGCGGCGAGTGCGGcggcagccgcagcagcagcgtcCACAAACAACGCCGCCGTGGCAGCGGTAATGGCCTCGGCGAATGCGGCAGCGGCCGTCGCGGCAGCCGCCTCGGCGGCGGGCGGGGGAGGAGGACTACCGCCGGCCACCAGCGGCAATGGGGGCCAGCAGGTGACGGTGACGACGACCAGCAGCTCGACGAGCAGCGGCGGGAGCACCACCAGTGGGGGCACCACGACCACGGCGGGTGAGTTGCTTTTGCCTAAAATGGAGGGCGGCATTCATGGCGTGGACGGCAGCGGCAATGGCGGCGGCGGGCAGAACGTGGCGCTGGCGCCGGACGGGACGCCCATTGCGACGGGGACGCACGTCTGCGACATCTGCGGCAAGATGTTCCAGTTCCGGTACCAGCTGATCGTGCACCGGCGCTACCACAGCGAACGGAAGCCGTTCATGTGCCAGGTGTGCGGCCAGGGGTTCACCACGTCGCAGGATCTGACGCGCCACGGCAAGATCCACATTGGCGGGCCCATGTTCACCTGCATCGTGTGCTTCAATGTGTTCGCGAACAATACGAGCCTGGAGCGGCACATGAAACGGCACTCGACGGACAAACCGTTCGCCTGCACCATTTGCCAAAAGACCTTTGCCCGCAAAGAGCACCTGGACAATCACTTCCGCTCGCACACGGGCGAAACGCCCTTCCGTTGCCAGTACTGCGCCAAGACGTTCACGCGCAAGGAGCACATGGTCAACCATGTGCGCAAACACACGGGTGAGACGCCACATCGTTGCGATATTTGTAAGAAGTCCTTTACGCGCAAGGAACACTATGTTAACCACTACATGTGGCACACTG GTCAAACGCCACACCAGTGCGATGTCTGCGGCAAGAAATACACGCGCAAGGAGCACCTAGCCAACCATATGCGCTCCCACACCAACGAGACGCCGTTCCGTTGCGAGATCTGCGGCAAGAGCTTTAGCCGCAAGGAGCACTTCACCAATCACATACTCTGGCATACAG GCGAGACGCCGCACCGGTGCGACTTTTGCTCCAAGACGTTTACGCGCAAGGAGCATTTGCTAAACCACGTGCGCCAGCACACGGGAGAGTCGCCGCACCGCTGCTCCTACTGCATGAAGACGTTCACGCGCAAGGAGCACCTGGTCAACCACATACGCCAGCACACGGGTGAGACACCGTTCAAGTGCACGTACTGCACGAAAGCGTTCACGCGCAAAGATCACATGGTTAATCATGTACGGCAACATACAGGCGAGTCGCCGCACAAGTGCACGTACTGCACTAAGACGTTCACGCGCAAGGAGCACCTGACGAACCATGTGCGCCAGCACACGGGCGACTCCCCGCACCGCTGCTCCTATTGCAAGAAGACGTTCACGCGGAAGGAGCACCTGACGAACCATGTGCGCCTGCACACGGGCGACTCGCCGCACAAGTGCGAGTACTGCCAGAAGACGTTCACGCGGAAGGAGCACCTCAACAACCATATGCGCCAGCATTCGAGCGACAATCCGCACTGCTGCAACGTCTGCAACAAGCCATTCACGCGCAAGGAGCACCTGATCAATCACATGTCGCGGTGCCACACCGGCGACCGGCCCTTCACCTGCGAGACGTGCGGCAAGTCGTTCCCGCTCAAGGGCAACCTGCTCTTCCACCAGCGCAGCCACACCAAGGGCCAGGAGATGGAGCGGCCCTTCGCCTGCGAGAAGTGCCCCAAGAACTTCATCTGCAAAG GTCACTTGGTCTCGCACATGCGCTCCCATTCGGGCGAGAAACCGCACGCGTGCACTCTGTGCAGCAAGGCGTTCGTCGAGCGCGGCAATTTGAAGCGCCACATGAAGATGAATCACCCGGATGCTATGATGCCGCCACCACCCgtgcatccgcatccgcaaaTACCGGCTGGCGTGCTGACGCAAGTCAAGCAGGAAGTGAAACCGATCATAA TTCCCCACCACTCGGCGACCACCACGATGCACACCATCCAGCAGATCACGGCGGGCGCGGCGGGTGGAGCCGGTGCAGTGCAGCTAACACCGGGCCTGGTGCCCCTGGTGACCTCCACGCTCATCTCGCACAACGCGGCCGCGCAGCAGCAGTCGCAGAAGCAGCAGGCAGCGGCCGCAGCAGCTGCCCAGCAGCAGGCCGCCGCAGCGGCTGCCGCGCAGCAGCAAGCAGCCCAGCAACAGGCGGCCGCcgcccaccagcaacaccagcagcaggtGGCCGcccagcatcagcagcaggcgGCAGTGGCcgcccaccagcagcagcaacagcagttgcagcagcagcagcaattgctGCAGTTGTCCATCCAGCAGGCGGCGCACCATcatcagcaggagcagcatcgccagcaacagcagcagcagcaacagcagcagcagcaacaacaccagcagcagcagcagcaccaccagcagcagcaacaacagggCCATCCCCAGGCaccgccgccgcagcagcaacaacagccgcCGCCCATCGCCCTGATCAGCGATCCCAGTGCTCTGGCACGCGCCGCCATTCAGCTGCAGCATCTGCCAGCGAACGTGGAACAGCACCCGGTTGTTTACTAA
- the LOC128263245 gene encoding zinc finger protein 271 isoform X4 — translation MQHVSAASSVPSVVAPVVTTGGTTITLGGPPHLPKSEHKEDGKPPHGIEMYKVNIEDISQLFTYHEVFGKIHGDVVNHQLAAAHGGQLPPPPPLPPQVHSHAASAAAAAAAASTNNAAVAAVMASANAAAAVAAAASAAGGGGGLPPATSGNGGQQVTVTTTSSSTSSGGSTTSGGTTTTAGELLLPKMEGGIHGVDGSGNGGGGQNVALAPDGTPIATGTHVCDICGKMFQFRYQLIVHRRYHSERKPFMCQVCGQGFTTSQDLTRHGKIHIGGPMFTCIVCFNVFANNTSLERHMKRHSTDKPFACTICQKTFARKEHLDNHFRSHTGETPFRCQYCAKTFTRKEHMVNHVRKHTGETPHRCDICKKSFTRKEHYVNHYMWHTGQTPHQCDVCGKKYTRKEHLANHMRSHTNETPFRCEICGKSFSRKEHFTNHILWHTAGETPHRCDFCSKTFTRKEHLLNHVRQHTGESPHRCSYCMKTFTRKEHLVNHIRQHTGESPHKCTYCTKTFTRKEHLTNHVRQHTGDSPHRCSYCKKTFTRKEHLTNHVRLHTGDSPHKCEYCQKTFTRKEHLNNHMRQHSSDNPHCCNVCNKPFTRKEHLINHMSRCHTGDRPFTCETCGKSFPLKGNLLFHQRSHTKGQEMERPFACEKCPKNFICKGHLVSHMRSHSGEKPHACTLCSKAFVERGNLKRHMKMNHPDAMMPPPPVHPHPQIPAGVLTQVKQEVKPIIIPHHSATTTMHTIQQITAGAAGGAGAVQLTPGLVPLVTSTLISHNAAAQQQSQKQQAAAAAAAQQQAAAAAAAQQQAAQQQAAAAHQQHQQQVAAQHQQQAAVAAHQQQQQQLQQQQQLLQLSIQQAAHHHQQEQHRQQQQQQQQQQQQQHQQQQQHHQQQQQQGHPQAPPPQQQQQPPPIALISDPSALARAAIQLQHLPANVEQHPVVY, via the exons ATGCAGCACGTGAGCGCTGCTAGCTCGGTGCCATCGGTAGTAGCCCCTGTAGTGACCACTGGTGGGACGACAATCACCTTGGGCGGTCCACCGCATCTCCCCAAATCGGAGCACAAAGAGGATGGCAAGCCGCCGCACGGCATTGAAATGTACAAGGTGAACATCGAGGACATTTCGCAGCTCTTCACCTACCACGAGGTCTTTGGCAAGATCCACGGCGATGTGGTCAACCATCAGTTGGCGGCGGCCCACGGCGGACAGttgccaccaccgccgccgctgccgccgcagGTGCACAGTCATGCGGCGAGTGCGGcggcagccgcagcagcagcgtcCACAAACAACGCCGCCGTGGCAGCGGTAATGGCCTCGGCGAATGCGGCAGCGGCCGTCGCGGCAGCCGCCTCGGCGGCGGGCGGGGGAGGAGGACTACCGCCGGCCACCAGCGGCAATGGGGGCCAGCAGGTGACGGTGACGACGACCAGCAGCTCGACGAGCAGCGGCGGGAGCACCACCAGTGGGGGCACCACGACCACGGCGGGTGAGTTGCTTTTGCCTAAAATGGAGGGCGGCATTCATGGCGTGGACGGCAGCGGCAATGGCGGCGGCGGGCAGAACGTGGCGCTGGCGCCGGACGGGACGCCCATTGCGACGGGGACGCACGTCTGCGACATCTGCGGCAAGATGTTCCAGTTCCGGTACCAGCTGATCGTGCACCGGCGCTACCACAGCGAACGGAAGCCGTTCATGTGCCAGGTGTGCGGCCAGGGGTTCACCACGTCGCAGGATCTGACGCGCCACGGCAAGATCCACATTGGCGGGCCCATGTTCACCTGCATCGTGTGCTTCAATGTGTTCGCGAACAATACGAGCCTGGAGCGGCACATGAAACGGCACTCGACGGACAAACCGTTCGCCTGCACCATTTGCCAAAAGACCTTTGCCCGCAAAGAGCACCTGGACAATCACTTCCGCTCGCACACGGGCGAAACGCCCTTCCGTTGCCAGTACTGCGCCAAGACGTTCACGCGCAAGGAGCACATGGTCAACCATGTGCGCAAACACACGGGTGAGACGCCACATCGTTGCGATATTTGTAAGAAGTCCTTTACGCGCAAGGAACACTATGTTAACCACTACATGTGGCACACTG GTCAAACGCCACACCAGTGCGATGTCTGCGGCAAGAAATACACGCGCAAGGAGCACCTAGCCAACCATATGCGCTCCCACACCAACGAGACGCCGTTCCGTTGCGAGATCTGCGGCAAGAGCTTTAGCCGCAAGGAGCACTTCACCAATCACATACTCTGGCATACAG CAGGCGAGACGCCGCACCGGTGCGACTTTTGCTCCAAGACGTTTACGCGCAAGGAGCATTTGCTAAACCACGTGCGCCAGCACACGGGAGAGTCGCCGCACCGCTGCTCCTACTGCATGAAGACGTTCACGCGCAAGGAGCACCTGGTCAACCACATACGCCAGCACACGG GCGAGTCGCCGCACAAGTGCACGTACTGCACTAAGACGTTCACGCGCAAGGAGCACCTGACGAACCATGTGCGCCAGCACACGGGCGACTCCCCGCACCGCTGCTCCTATTGCAAGAAGACGTTCACGCGGAAGGAGCACCTGACGAACCATGTGCGCCTGCACACGGGCGACTCGCCGCACAAGTGCGAGTACTGCCAGAAGACGTTCACGCGGAAGGAGCACCTCAACAACCATATGCGCCAGCATTCGAGCGACAATCCGCACTGCTGCAACGTCTGCAACAAGCCATTCACGCGCAAGGAGCACCTGATCAATCACATGTCGCGGTGCCACACCGGCGACCGGCCCTTCACCTGCGAGACGTGCGGCAAGTCGTTCCCGCTCAAGGGCAACCTGCTCTTCCACCAGCGCAGCCACACCAAGGGCCAGGAGATGGAGCGGCCCTTCGCCTGCGAGAAGTGCCCCAAGAACTTCATCTGCAAAG GTCACTTGGTCTCGCACATGCGCTCCCATTCGGGCGAGAAACCGCACGCGTGCACTCTGTGCAGCAAGGCGTTCGTCGAGCGCGGCAATTTGAAGCGCCACATGAAGATGAATCACCCGGATGCTATGATGCCGCCACCACCCgtgcatccgcatccgcaaaTACCGGCTGGCGTGCTGACGCAAGTCAAGCAGGAAGTGAAACCGATCATAA TTCCCCACCACTCGGCGACCACCACGATGCACACCATCCAGCAGATCACGGCGGGCGCGGCGGGTGGAGCCGGTGCAGTGCAGCTAACACCGGGCCTGGTGCCCCTGGTGACCTCCACGCTCATCTCGCACAACGCGGCCGCGCAGCAGCAGTCGCAGAAGCAGCAGGCAGCGGCCGCAGCAGCTGCCCAGCAGCAGGCCGCCGCAGCGGCTGCCGCGCAGCAGCAAGCAGCCCAGCAACAGGCGGCCGCcgcccaccagcaacaccagcagcaggtGGCCGcccagcatcagcagcaggcgGCAGTGGCcgcccaccagcagcagcaacagcagttgcagcagcagcagcaattgctGCAGTTGTCCATCCAGCAGGCGGCGCACCATcatcagcaggagcagcatcgccagcaacagcagcagcagcaacagcagcagcagcaacaacaccagcagcagcagcagcaccaccagcagcagcaacaacagggCCATCCCCAGGCaccgccgccgcagcagcaacaacagccgcCGCCCATCGCCCTGATCAGCGATCCCAGTGCTCTGGCACGCGCCGCCATTCAGCTGCAGCATCTGCCAGCGAACGTGGAACAGCACCCGGTTGTTTACTAA